A window of Rufibacter sp. LB8 contains these coding sequences:
- a CDS encoding DUF177 domain-containing protein, producing the protein MKEIKKYDINLVKLGNKAHDYEFELDNRFFEMFDQDLVLGGHLKADVTLLKSELLLQFDFHIKGTVTLTCDRSLEEFEHPLEVKQTLLARYGPEDLELDVNVLQIVPETQYINVAQHLYDYIGLALPMKKLHPRFVEEDQQREIDPEADGLLIYSTGYAEDDTEDDDDEEGPVDPRFAALKKLK; encoded by the coding sequence GTGAAGGAGATTAAGAAATACGATATCAATCTTGTCAAGCTGGGCAACAAGGCCCATGACTACGAGTTTGAGTTGGACAACCGCTTCTTTGAGATGTTTGACCAAGATTTAGTCTTGGGCGGCCACCTGAAAGCAGACGTGACTTTACTCAAGTCTGAGCTTCTTTTGCAGTTTGACTTCCACATCAAAGGAACGGTAACCCTGACCTGCGACCGGAGCCTGGAGGAATTTGAGCATCCCCTGGAAGTAAAACAGACGCTGTTGGCGCGCTACGGCCCAGAAGACCTGGAACTAGACGTGAACGTGTTGCAGATTGTACCTGAGACGCAGTACATCAACGTGGCCCAGCACCTCTATGATTACATAGGCCTGGCGCTGCCCATGAAGAAGCTGCACCCCCGGTTTGTAGAAGAAGACCAACAACGGGAGATAGACCCAGAGGCAGACGGCCTTTTGATTTACTCCACCGGCTACGCCGAAGATGATACCGAGGACGATGATGACGAAGAAGGCCCCGTGGACCCGCGCTTCGCCGCCCTCAAGAAGCTTAAATAA
- the accC gene encoding acetyl-CoA carboxylase biotin carboxylase subunit, protein MFKKILIANRGEIALRIIRTCKEMGIKTVAVYSTADKESLHVRFADEAVCIGPAPSSQSYLNMPNLIAAAEITNADAIHPGYGFLSENAEFSRICAENGIKFIGASPEMINSMGDKSSAKEYMKKAGVPTIPGSEGLLSSAEQGKKLAAKIKYPVIIKATAGGGGRGMRIIKSADEFDKAWNDARQEAKAAFGNDGMYLEKFVEEPRHIEIQIVGDQYGKVCHLSERDCSIQRRHQKLIEETPSPFIDDDLRERMGQAAIAGASAINYEGVGTIEFLVDKHKDFYFMEMNTRIQVEHPITEEVVNYDLIKEQIKVAAGIPISGKNYYPQMHAIECRINAEDPKNGFRPSPGKINVLHIPGGHGVRVDTHVYAGYTIPANYDSMIAKLIVSAQTREEAIVKMKRALSEFVIEGIKTTIPFHLAMMEDEGFKSGNFTTSYLDSYDFTQF, encoded by the coding sequence GTGTTCAAAAAAATACTAATTGCCAACCGTGGCGAAATTGCACTCCGCATCATCAGGACGTGCAAAGAGATGGGCATTAAGACGGTAGCCGTGTATTCTACCGCTGACAAAGAAAGTTTGCACGTGCGCTTCGCGGATGAGGCGGTGTGCATTGGGCCTGCGCCCAGCTCGCAGTCTTACCTGAACATGCCCAACCTGATTGCTGCCGCGGAAATTACCAACGCAGACGCTATTCACCCGGGCTACGGGTTCCTGTCAGAAAACGCGGAATTCTCCAGAATCTGCGCTGAAAACGGAATCAAGTTCATTGGTGCCTCCCCGGAGATGATCAACTCCATGGGTGACAAGTCGTCGGCGAAGGAGTACATGAAAAAGGCCGGCGTGCCTACCATTCCGGGTTCTGAGGGACTTTTGTCTTCTGCCGAACAAGGAAAGAAACTGGCCGCTAAAATCAAATATCCGGTGATTATTAAAGCCACGGCAGGTGGTGGTGGGCGCGGAATGCGCATCATCAAATCTGCCGATGAGTTTGACAAAGCCTGGAATGATGCCCGCCAGGAAGCCAAGGCCGCCTTCGGGAATGACGGTATGTATTTGGAGAAATTTGTGGAGGAACCCCGTCACATTGAAATCCAGATTGTAGGCGACCAGTACGGAAAAGTCTGTCACCTTTCTGAGCGTGATTGCAGCATTCAGCGCCGTCACCAGAAACTGATTGAAGAAACACCTTCGCCGTTTATTGATGATGATCTGCGCGAGCGGATGGGTCAGGCGGCCATTGCCGGTGCCAGCGCCATCAACTATGAAGGTGTGGGTACCATCGAGTTTTTGGTTGACAAGCACAAAGACTTCTACTTCATGGAGATGAACACCCGTATTCAGGTGGAGCACCCCATCACTGAGGAAGTGGTAAACTATGACTTGATCAAGGAGCAGATTAAAGTAGCGGCTGGTATTCCTATCTCGGGCAAGAACTACTATCCGCAGATGCATGCCATTGAGTGCCGCATTAACGCCGAAGACCCAAAGAACGGTTTCCGTCCTAGCCCTGGTAAAATCAATGTCTTGCACATACCGGGCGGTCACGGCGTGCGCGTAGACACCCACGTATATGCGGGCTACACCATTCCGGCCAACTATGACTCCATGATCGCCAAGTTGATTGTGAGCGCGCAGACCCGGGAGGAAGCCATTGTGAAGATGAAGCGTGCCTTAAGCGAATTCGTGATTGAGGGCATCAAAACCACCATTCCGTTCCACCTGGCTATGATGGAAGACGAAGGTTTCAAGTCCGGAAACTTCACCACCAGCTATTTGGACAGCTATGATTTCACGCAGTTTTAG
- the accB gene encoding acetyl-CoA carboxylase biotin carboxyl carrier protein: MKAKEIQELIDFIAKSGLNKVDIETEEFKISVQREASQKVKYSSSPMQAAPAAPAALPVAAPAPQAAPAAPTAPAPPADDSAKYITIKAPMIGTLYRSANPESPSFVNVGDEVKKGQVICIIEAMKLFNEIESEVSGRIVKVLVDNSSPVEYDQPLFLVDPS, from the coding sequence ATGAAAGCTAAGGAAATCCAAGAACTGATTGATTTCATCGCGAAATCAGGCCTGAACAAAGTTGACATTGAGACAGAGGAGTTCAAAATCTCTGTACAGCGCGAAGCAAGCCAAAAGGTGAAGTACTCTTCTTCGCCCATGCAAGCCGCACCCGCTGCCCCAGCAGCATTGCCAGTTGCAGCTCCGGCCCCGCAGGCCGCGCCTGCAGCCCCAACCGCCCCTGCTCCTCCGGCAGATGACAGCGCCAAATACATCACCATCAAAGCGCCTATGATTGGTACATTGTACCGTTCGGCCAACCCAGAATCGCCGTCATTCGTGAACGTGGGCGACGAGGTGAAGAAAGGACAGGTCATCTGTATCATTGAAGCCATGAAACTGTTCAACGAGATTGAATCTGAGGTTTCTGGCCGCATTGTGAAAGTACTGGTAGACAATTCTTCCCCGGTGGAATATGACCAGCCGCTTTTCTTGGTAGACCCAAGCTAG
- the rpmF gene encoding 50S ribosomal protein L32, which translates to MAHPKRKISKTRRDKRRTHDKITPKAISICPNTGEVHQYHRAYVVDGDLYRNGKVAIKNYTSVA; encoded by the coding sequence ATGGCACATCCTAAGCGAAAAATCTCCAAAACCAGAAGAGATAAGAGAAGAACGCACGACAAAATCACGCCGAAAGCGATTTCTATCTGCCCTAACACCGGCGAGGTGCACCAATACCACAGAGCGTACGTTGTAGACGGCGATCTGTACCGTAACGGCAAAGTGGCCATCAAAAATTATACCTCTGTTGCGTAA
- a CDS encoding beta-ketoacyl-ACP synthase III, which yields MSKLTAAITGVSGYAPEYVMTNHELETMVETNHDWIVSRTGIEERRILKGEDQGTSAIAIPAVLDLLKKTNTKPEEVEMLICATTTPDYVFPATANIITEATGCVNAFGYDLQAACSGFLFALATGAQFIETGKYKKIIIVGADKMSAIVDYTDRATCIIFGDGGGAVMLEPNTEGLGVQDSILKSDGTGVQFLHMKAGGSRRPATQETLDRREHFAFQEGQSVFKFAVKGMADVAAEVMDRNNLQAEDIAWLVPHQANKRIIDATANRMGVGPEKVMINIQKYGNTTSGTIPLCLWEYENQLKKGDNVILAAFGGGFTWGSIYLKWAYDPA from the coding sequence ATGAGCAAATTAACCGCCGCGATCACCGGTGTGAGCGGATATGCCCCAGAGTATGTGATGACCAACCATGAGTTGGAGACCATGGTAGAAACCAACCATGACTGGATTGTCAGCCGAACGGGCATTGAGGAAAGGCGCATTCTGAAAGGCGAAGACCAGGGAACGTCAGCCATTGCTATTCCTGCGGTGCTGGACCTGCTCAAAAAAACCAACACCAAGCCAGAGGAAGTAGAAATGCTGATCTGCGCCACCACCACCCCAGACTACGTGTTTCCGGCTACGGCCAACATCATCACAGAAGCCACGGGCTGCGTAAACGCCTTCGGCTATGACCTGCAGGCTGCCTGCTCTGGTTTCCTGTTTGCGCTGGCCACGGGTGCGCAGTTCATAGAAACGGGCAAATACAAGAAAATCATCATTGTGGGCGCTGATAAAATGTCAGCAATTGTGGATTATACAGACCGCGCTACGTGCATCATCTTCGGGGACGGCGGCGGCGCCGTAATGCTGGAACCCAATACTGAAGGTTTAGGCGTGCAAGACAGTATCTTGAAATCTGACGGCACGGGCGTTCAGTTCCTGCACATGAAAGCCGGCGGCAGCCGCAGACCCGCCACGCAGGAAACTTTGGACCGCCGCGAGCATTTTGCTTTCCAGGAAGGTCAGTCGGTGTTTAAGTTCGCGGTGAAAGGCATGGCCGATGTGGCCGCTGAGGTCATGGACCGCAACAACCTGCAGGCCGAAGACATTGCCTGGCTGGTGCCGCACCAAGCCAACAAACGCATTATTGACGCTACGGCCAACCGCATGGGTGTTGGCCCGGAGAAAGTGATGATCAACATCCAGAAATACGGCAACACCACCAGCGGCACCATTCCCTTGTGTTTGTGGGAGTATGAAAACCAGCTTAAAAAAGGAGACAACGTGATTCTAGCGGCCTTTGGCGGCGGCTTTACGTGGGGTTCCATTTACCTGAAATGGGCGTATGACCCAGCCTAG
- the pdxA gene encoding 4-hydroxythreonine-4-phosphate dehydrogenase PdxA — MEHKNKPRIGITIGDIAGIGPEVILKTLADSRVLNYCTPIIYGNANVVNKYRKLLALENFSFQQVQAFDQLHPKKVNVLNCQEEEVEFTPGTPTPATGALARAALLRAAQDLKDGHIQAVVTAPIDKDNTQGEGFHFPGHTEFFTTFFNAPESLMFLVAEKFRVATVTGHLPLKDVANVLTAELLIRKINILENSLKQDFGIQKPKIAVLGLNPHAGENGLLGSEETEIVIPVIEQLRNKGNLVFGPYPADGFFGTRSYQKFDATLALYHDQGLIPFKTLAFERGVNFTAGLPIVRTSPDHGTAYDIAGQNKADETSFREALFMAVDILRARAGILEDSIRR, encoded by the coding sequence ATGGAGCACAAAAACAAGCCCCGCATAGGCATCACCATTGGTGACATTGCCGGCATTGGCCCCGAAGTGATTCTGAAAACCCTAGCTGACAGCCGCGTTTTGAATTATTGTACGCCAATCATCTACGGCAACGCCAACGTAGTCAACAAATACCGAAAGTTACTGGCCCTAGAGAATTTCAGTTTTCAGCAGGTACAGGCCTTTGACCAACTGCACCCCAAAAAGGTGAACGTGCTCAACTGCCAGGAAGAAGAGGTAGAATTCACGCCTGGTACGCCTACGCCCGCCACTGGTGCCTTAGCCCGCGCTGCCTTGTTGCGTGCCGCCCAGGACCTGAAAGACGGCCACATTCAGGCCGTGGTCACCGCCCCCATTGACAAAGACAACACCCAGGGCGAAGGCTTCCATTTCCCCGGCCACACCGAGTTTTTCACCACTTTTTTCAATGCGCCGGAAAGTTTGATGTTTCTGGTAGCAGAGAAATTTAGAGTGGCCACCGTCACCGGGCATCTGCCCTTGAAAGACGTGGCTAATGTATTGACCGCCGAACTGCTAATCCGGAAAATCAACATCCTGGAGAACTCGCTCAAGCAGGACTTCGGGATTCAGAAACCCAAGATTGCCGTGCTGGGCCTCAACCCACATGCCGGCGAGAATGGTTTGCTGGGCTCAGAGGAAACTGAGATTGTGATTCCGGTGATTGAACAGCTGCGCAACAAAGGCAACCTGGTCTTCGGGCCCTACCCTGCCGACGGGTTCTTCGGGACGCGCAGTTACCAGAAATTTGATGCCACTTTGGCGCTGTATCATGACCAAGGCTTGATTCCATTCAAGACGCTGGCCTTTGAACGCGGGGTGAACTTCACGGCGGGCTTGCCTATTGTCCGCACCTCGCCAGACCACGGCACCGCCTATGACATTGCCGGCCAGAACAAGGCAGACGAGACTTCGTTCAGAGAAGCCTTGTTTATGGCAGTAGATATTCTGCGGGCCCGGGCGGGCATATTAGAAGACTCCATAAGAAGATAG
- the efp gene encoding elongation factor P: protein MATTADFRNGLCIEFNGDLWIITEFQHVKPGKGPAFVRTKLKNIKTGKVVDNTFTAGIKVTTARVEQRLHQYIFKDDYGYNFMNMENFEQVTLQEKMVPFADLMKEGQEVTILFHAETETPLTAELPTYVELTITYTEPGIKGDTATNASKPATVETGATISVPLFIGQDEKIKVDTRTYTYAERVK, encoded by the coding sequence ATGGCAACCACCGCTGATTTTCGCAACGGGCTTTGCATTGAATTTAACGGCGACCTATGGATCATTACTGAGTTTCAGCACGTGAAACCAGGCAAGGGCCCAGCTTTCGTCCGGACCAAACTGAAAAACATCAAGACCGGTAAAGTGGTGGACAATACCTTTACCGCCGGCATAAAAGTGACCACCGCGCGGGTGGAGCAGCGCCTGCACCAGTACATCTTCAAAGATGACTACGGCTACAACTTCATGAACATGGAGAATTTTGAGCAGGTGACCTTGCAGGAGAAAATGGTGCCGTTCGCAGATTTAATGAAAGAAGGCCAGGAAGTGACTATCTTGTTTCACGCCGAGACAGAGACACCACTCACGGCGGAACTTCCTACGTATGTAGAACTGACCATCACCTACACAGAACCAGGCATAAAAGGTGACACTGCCACCAACGCCTCAAAACCAGCCACGGTTGAAACCGGTGCCACCATCTCGGTGCCGCTCTTCATTGGCCAAGACGAAAAAATAAAGGTAGACACGCGTACCTATACTTACGCCGAACGAGTAAAATAG
- the plsX gene encoding phosphate acyltransferase PlsX, whose amino-acid sequence MKIALDAMGGDFAPQAVVEGALLAAETLTDEVEIFLIGDETTIQDLLQKHGYTGSRIKVVHASQVIGMGEHPTKALTQKPDSSIAVGYGMLASKKADAFCSAGNTGAMLVGAVFSVKQVEGILRPALASFIPKLSGGLGVLLDVGAIADCKPEILEQFGEIGSICAELVLDIKNPRVGLMNLGEEEGKGTMVTQPAHKLLKENKSINFIGNIEGRDVFNDKADVIVCDGFTGNVILKLAESIYDIIREKNIRDPFFDRFNYEAVGGSPVLGVNGNAVIGHGVSTPTAICNMVHLANKMAETHIADKFKQHFSA is encoded by the coding sequence ATGAAAATAGCTCTGGACGCAATGGGTGGCGATTTCGCTCCTCAGGCAGTTGTAGAAGGCGCACTTTTGGCGGCTGAGACATTAACGGATGAGGTTGAGATTTTCCTGATTGGGGATGAAACCACTATCCAAGACCTCCTGCAAAAGCACGGCTACACTGGGTCCAGAATTAAGGTTGTTCACGCATCTCAAGTCATTGGGATGGGTGAACACCCTACTAAAGCGCTTACCCAAAAACCAGATTCCAGCATTGCGGTAGGCTACGGCATGCTGGCCTCTAAAAAAGCAGACGCCTTCTGCAGCGCCGGCAACACCGGTGCCATGCTGGTGGGCGCCGTGTTCAGCGTAAAACAGGTAGAAGGCATACTTCGGCCAGCGCTGGCCAGCTTTATCCCCAAACTCTCCGGCGGACTAGGCGTGCTCCTGGACGTTGGCGCCATTGCCGACTGCAAACCAGAGATTCTGGAACAGTTTGGTGAGATTGGCTCTATCTGCGCAGAATTAGTCCTGGACATTAAGAACCCACGCGTGGGCTTAATGAACCTGGGCGAAGAGGAAGGCAAAGGCACCATGGTGACCCAACCTGCCCACAAACTCCTCAAAGAAAACAAATCCATCAACTTTATCGGGAACATTGAGGGCCGCGACGTTTTCAATGACAAAGCAGACGTAATTGTTTGTGACGGTTTTACCGGTAACGTGATCCTCAAACTCGCGGAGTCTATCTATGACATCATCCGGGAGAAAAACATCAGAGACCCTTTCTTTGACCGTTTCAATTATGAAGCGGTAGGCGGTAGCCCTGTGTTAGGGGTGAACGGCAACGCGGTGATTGGGCATGGTGTCTCCACCCCTACCGCTATCTGCAACATGGTGCATCTGGCTAATAAAATGGCCGAGACCCACATAGCAGATAAATTCAAACAACACTTCAGCGCCTAA